The following are encoded together in the Apodemus sylvaticus chromosome 11, mApoSyl1.1, whole genome shotgun sequence genome:
- the LOC127696735 gene encoding LOW QUALITY PROTEIN: proprotein convertase subtilisin/kexin type 6-like (The sequence of the model RefSeq protein was modified relative to this genomic sequence to represent the inferred CDS: substituted 1 base at 1 genomic stop codon) has product MSDPIWSNMWYMHCADKNSRCRSEMNVQAAWKRGYTGKNVVVTILDDGIERNHPDLAPNYDSYASYDVNGNDYDPSPRYDASNENKHGTRCAGEVAASANNSYCIVGIAYNAKIGGIRMLDGDVTDVVEAKSLGIRPNYIDIYSASWGPDDDGKTVDGPGRLAKQAFEYGIKKGRQGLGSIFVWASGNGGREGDHCSCDGYTNSIYTISVSSTTENGHKPWYLEECASTLATTYSSGAFYERKIVTTDLRQRCTDGHTGTSVSAPMVAGIIALALEANNQLTWRDVQHLLVKTSRPAHLKASDWKVNGAGHKVSHLYGFGLVDAEALVLEARKWTAVPSQHTCVATTDKRPRSIPIVQVLRTTALTNACADHSDQRVVYLEHVVVRISISHPRRGDLQIHLISPSGTKSQLLAKRLLDFSNEGFTNWEFMTVHCWGEKAEGEWTLEVQDIPSQVRNPEKQGKLKEWSLIFYGTAEHPYRTFSSHQSRSRMLELSVPEQEPPKAAGPPPQAETAEDEEEYTGVCHPECGDKGCDGPNADQCLNCVHFSLGNSKTNRKCVSECPLGYFGDTAARRCRRCHKGCETCTGRSSTQCLSCRRGFYHHQETNTCVTLCPAGLYADESQRLCLRCHPSCQKCVDEPEKCTMCKEGFSLARGSCIPDCEPGTYFDSELIKCGECHHTCKTCVGPSREECIHCAKSFHFQDWKCVPACGEGFYPEEMPGLPHKVCXRCEENCLSCEGSSRNCSRCKAGFTQLGTSCVTNHTCSNADETFCEMVKSNRLCERKLFIQFCCRTCLLAG; this is encoded by the coding sequence atgagtgatCCCATTTGGTCCAACATGTGGTACATGCATTGTGCTGATAAGAACAGTCGCTGTCGGTCAGAGATGAACGTCCAGGCGGCGTGGAAGCGTGGCTACACGGGGAAGAACGTGGTTGTCACCATCCTCGACGACGGCATAGAAAGGAATCACCCAGACCTGGCCCCCAACTACGATTCCTATGCGAGCTACGATGTCAACGGAAACGACTACGACCCATCCCCGAGATATGACGCCAGCAACGAGAACAAACACGGTACTCGCTGTGCGGGAGAAGTCGCTGCTTCGGCCAACAACTCCTACTGCATCGTGGGCATAGCATACAATGCAAAGATAGGAGGCATCCGGATGCTGGACGGCGATGTGACCGATGTGGTTGAGGCCAAGTCTCTGGGCATCAGACCCAACTACATTGACATTTACAGCGCCAGCTGGGGACCAGATGACGACGGGAAGACAGTCGATGGACCAGGCCGGCTGGCTAAACAGGCTTTCGAGTATGGCATTAAAAAGGGTCGACAAGGTCTGGGCTCCATTTTTGTCTGGGCCTCTGGGAATGGCGGGAGAGAAGGGGACCACTGCTCCTGTGATGGCTACACCAACAGCATCTACACCATCTCCGTCAGCAGCACCACTGAGAACGGCCACAAACCCTGGTACCTGGAGGAATGTGCTTCCACCTTGGCTACCACCTACAGCAGCGGGGCCTTCTATGAACGGAAGATCGTCACCACAGACCTGCGTCAGCGCTGCACCGACGGCCACACTGGGACGTCAGTCTCAGCCCCCATGGTGGCTGGCATCATTGCCTTGGCTCTAGAAGCAAACAACCAGTTGACCTGGAGGGATGTGCAGCACCTGCTAGTGAAGACATCACGACCAGCTCATCTGAAGGCGAGCGACTGGAAAGTCAACGGAGCTGGGCATAAAGTTAGCCATCTCTATGGATTTGGCTTGGTGGACGCCGAAGCTCTGGTCCTAGAGGCAAGGAAGTGGACAGCGGTGCCATCCCAGCACACGTGCGTGGCCACCACAGACAAACGGCCCAGGAGCATCCCCATAGTGCAGGTGCTGCGGACCACAGCCCTGACCAATGCCTGTGCGGACCACTCCGACCAGCGTGTGGTGTACCTGGAGCACGTGGTAGTCCGCATCTCTATCTCACACCCACGCCGGGGCGACCTCCAGATCCACCTGATTTCTCCCTCTGGAACCAAGTCTCAACTTTTGGCAAAGAGATTACTGGATTTTTCCAATGAGGGGTTCACAAACTGGGAATTCATGACCGTCCACTGCTGGGGAGAAAAGGCCGAAGGAGAATGGACTCTGGAAGTGCAGGACATACCATCGCAGGTCCGCAACccagagaaacaaggaaagttGAAAGAATGGAGCCTCATTTTCTACGGCACCGCGGAGCACCCATACCGCACCTTCAGCTCCCATCAGTCTCGCTCACGGATGCTGGAGCTCTCAGTCCCGGAGCAGGAGCCGCCCAAGGCTGCTGGACCACCACCCCAGGCAGAGACTGCAGAAGACGAGGAAGAgtacacaggtgtgtgccatcctgAGTGTGGTGACAAAGGCTGCGATGGTCCCAATGCAGACCAGTGCTTGAACTGTGTCCACTTCAGCCTGGGGAACTCCAAGACAAACAGGAAGTGTGTGAGCGAGTGCCCCTTGGGTTACTTTGGGGACACAGCAGCAAGGCGCTGCCGTCGATGCCATAAGGGATGTGAGACGTGCACGGGCAGGAGCTCAACACAGTGCCTGTCCTGTCGCCGTGGGTTCTATCATCACCAGGAGACTAACACGTGTGTGACCCTCTGTCCTGCCGGACTTTATGCCGACGAAAGTCAGAGACTCTGCCTCAGGTGCCACCCGAGCTGTCAGAAGTGTGTGGATGAACCTGAGAAGTGCACTATGTGTAAGGAAGGATTCAGCCTTGCTCGGGGCAGCTGCATTCCGGACTGTGAGCCAGGTACCTACTTCGACTCTGAGCTCATCAAATGTGGGGAATGCCATCACACCTGCAAGACCTGCGTGGGGCCCAGCAGAGAAGAGTGTATTCACTGTGCAAAAAGCTTCCACTTCCAAGACTGGAAATGCGTGCCGGCCTGTGGTGAGGGCTTCTACCCCGAGGAGATGCCTGGCTTACCCCACAAAGTGTGTTGAAGATGTGAGGAAAACTGTCTAAGCTGCGAGGGCTCCAGCAGGAACTGCAGCAGATGTAAAGCTGGCTTCACGCAGCTAGGGACCTCCTGCGTCACCAACCACACGTGCAGCAATGCCGATGAGACCTTCTGCGAGATGGTGAAGTCCAATCGGCTCTGCGAACGGAAGCTCTTCATCCAGTTTTGCTGCCGCACCTGCCTCCTGGCTGGCTAG